The proteins below are encoded in one region of Sulfolobus sp. A20:
- a CDS encoding RidA family protein, whose amino-acid sequence MKEVIYSEKAPKPIGPYSQAVKVGDTLYISGQIPIDPKTNEIVGKNIEEQTTRVLENIKSVLEKSGYTLNDVVMTFVFLKDMKDFSKFNDIYSKYFTEKPPARVTVEVSRLPRDALIEIALIAQKT is encoded by the coding sequence ATGAAAGAGGTTATATATTCTGAAAAAGCTCCTAAACCAATAGGTCCTTATTCACAAGCAGTTAAAGTTGGGGATACACTTTATATATCCGGTCAAATACCAATCGACCCAAAAACTAATGAGATAGTAGGAAAGAATATAGAGGAACAAACTACTCGTGTATTGGAAAACATTAAGTCAGTGTTAGAAAAATCTGGTTATACCTTAAATGACGTTGTCATGACTTTCGTATTTTTAAAAGATATGAAAGACTTTAGTAAGTTTAACGATATATATTCAAAATATTTTACAGAAAAACCGCCAGCTAGGGTAACCGTGGAAGTTTCAAGATTACCTAGGGATGCATTAATAGAAATTGCTTTAATAGCTCAAAAGACTTAG
- a CDS encoding 8-oxo-dGTP diphosphatase gives MLTCISIVQKGNQVLLIYKKRGFGKGLYNFPGGKFEANENGEECAIRELREETGIVAKKAVYKGRITFVLDSEIAQLMEVYVINDFEGQIRETDEAVPLWIDVNRIPYDKMWEDDKEWVRLVLDGYSIDCKFYFSDNWKIYNGGSCKTFK, from the coding sequence ATGTTAACTTGTATCTCTATAGTCCAAAAAGGAAATCAAGTGTTATTAATATATAAGAAGAGAGGATTCGGTAAAGGACTTTATAATTTCCCCGGAGGTAAGTTTGAGGCAAATGAAAATGGAGAGGAATGCGCGATAAGGGAATTACGGGAAGAAACTGGTATAGTTGCGAAAAAGGCCGTGTATAAGGGGAGAATTACTTTCGTCCTAGACAGTGAGATAGCCCAACTTATGGAAGTCTATGTAATAAATGATTTCGAAGGACAGATAAGGGAAACTGATGAGGCTGTACCATTATGGATTGACGTTAATCGGATTCCATATGATAAAATGTGGGAAGACGACAAAGAATGGGTTAGATTAGTTTTGGATGGATATAGTATTGACTGCAAATTTTATTTTTCTGACAATTGGAAAATATATAATGGAGGATCGTGTAAAACATTTAAATAA
- a CDS encoding CBS domain-containing protein, with product MNIKTLMVVNPPIVSREDKLGIVFKKINEGGIGRIIVANEKIEGLLTTRDLLGLSLEYCGNVCTQGDLYKMSTINVADKMTNNPVTVYEDEDIFTAINTMVTRNFGSLPVVNINQKPVGIVTEREFLLVYKDLDEKFPVKAFMTTKVQTIYKEVRLEQAVKVMIKRGFRRLPVVDDDNKVIGIITAVNALKQLAKAVEKLDPDYFYGKPVKDIMTRNVYTIDEMMSINKAAMEMIVRRIGSLLILNNNNTVRGIVTERDLLIALHHILLLDRLKKLS from the coding sequence GTGAATATTAAGACTTTAATGGTAGTAAATCCCCCGATTGTGAGCAGAGAAGACAAGTTAGGTATCGTGTTTAAGAAAATAAATGAGGGAGGAATAGGCAGGATTATTGTGGCTAACGAGAAAATAGAGGGGCTCTTAACTACCAGAGATCTTTTAGGTTTATCCTTAGAATATTGTGGAAACGTTTGTACTCAAGGAGATCTTTATAAGATGTCTACTATAAACGTTGCCGATAAGATGACAAATAATCCAGTAACGGTTTACGAAGATGAAGACATTTTTACTGCTATTAATACAATGGTAACAAGAAATTTTGGCTCATTACCAGTTGTTAATATCAATCAGAAGCCTGTAGGTATAGTTACTGAGAGAGAATTTTTGCTAGTTTATAAGGACCTTGATGAAAAGTTTCCAGTAAAGGCGTTTATGACAACAAAAGTTCAAACTATATACAAAGAGGTCAGATTAGAGCAGGCGGTTAAAGTGATGATTAAAAGAGGGTTCAGAAGGCTTCCCGTGGTAGATGATGATAATAAAGTTATTGGGATAATTACTGCTGTTAACGCATTGAAACAACTAGCTAAGGCTGTAGAAAAATTAGACCCAGATTATTTTTATGGAAAACCGGTTAAGGATATCATGACAAGAAATGTATACACAATAGACGAGATGATGTCTATCAATAAGGCTGCAATGGAAATGATTGTAAGAAGAATCGGCTCACTTCTGATACTAAATAACAATAATACAGTAAGAGGTATAGTGACTGAAAGAGATCTTTTAATAGCATTACATCATATTTTATTATTAGATAGATTAAAAAAGTTATCTTAA
- a CDS encoding protein kinase domain-containing protein — MQLVLQINDDRYLIIDDLVRTFDGKIKTKESVIGYRIVYDAGKVKILNDFKVYKITDDTLLQNAILRKNVEKLGIYIFESGNDVYVYFGNIRNPKYDSPYIILYGRPIFLGSKNELIDAVREDFRIALYSLENFKNDINVINHAIVSLVKSDKCNEAIKYFREYKISDPEVSLAVAQCMEKLGYDLEALKIYSFFSEEKYRELESKIREKINKIIDEYRKENNLKLLLEAVKMLPTYDAPLIELGWYYANKRKFSEAIRYFDEAVKRVPSLNNMLMYAWALIENQEYKKALEVIEKAEKVKRNAGLAYIKGLAFEGLNAPSQAEKEFLFACREGIIDACMKIRAYRLFVPEPFDPSVWLGYVMYGYEVKQVIGNGGMGYVLLVERNGRKYAMKVMKKDYTFIEMLYEVAKMQEISKRSEYLVKVFASFLDENWTDYFSSPPAIVMEYMEGGDLRSILVDPEYSALRHSIKWPQVVAYIFSKVAKGVMEIHKEGYVHCDIKPSNILFNKKLPRYGEDALNSLINSEVIPKLSDLGSSVKIGTPVMHYTPYYAHPLQRFGNKAEVMFDVYSFVVSLYVTLTNNFPFPEWLENEIEEAVRNKEIRGSVLDDFHNASPRLDYVPLEFRDIIVSGLRGDISMLEINKRLEEILVEEYNIDINNLKQETEKLINV, encoded by the coding sequence GTGCAATTAGTATTACAGATAAATGATGATAGATATTTAATTATCGACGATCTAGTGAGAACCTTTGATGGGAAGATAAAAACTAAGGAAAGTGTTATAGGTTATAGGATTGTATATGACGCAGGTAAAGTAAAGATACTAAATGATTTCAAAGTGTATAAGATAACTGACGATACATTGCTTCAAAATGCTATTCTAAGAAAAAACGTAGAAAAATTGGGTATTTATATATTTGAGAGTGGAAACGATGTGTACGTTTACTTCGGAAATATAAGAAATCCAAAGTATGATTCTCCATATATTATTCTTTATGGGAGACCAATTTTCCTAGGATCAAAAAATGAACTTATTGATGCAGTAAGAGAAGATTTTAGAATAGCCCTTTATAGCCTTGAGAATTTTAAGAACGATATAAATGTGATCAATCATGCTATCGTTTCCCTTGTGAAGTCTGATAAATGTAATGAAGCAATTAAATATTTTAGGGAATATAAGATTTCTGATCCGGAAGTTTCGTTAGCTGTAGCCCAATGTATGGAAAAACTAGGGTATGATTTAGAGGCTTTAAAAATCTATTCTTTCTTTTCCGAGGAGAAGTATAGAGAGTTAGAAAGTAAGATTAGGGAAAAGATTAACAAAATAATAGATGAGTATAGAAAAGAAAACAATCTAAAACTTTTATTAGAAGCTGTTAAGATGTTACCGACTTACGATGCTCCATTAATTGAACTAGGATGGTATTATGCAAATAAGAGAAAGTTTAGTGAAGCTATAAGGTATTTTGACGAAGCAGTTAAGAGAGTTCCTTCGTTAAACAACATGCTAATGTATGCTTGGGCTTTAATAGAGAACCAAGAATATAAGAAAGCGTTAGAGGTTATCGAGAAAGCTGAGAAGGTTAAGAGAAATGCTGGTTTAGCTTATATAAAAGGCTTAGCATTTGAGGGTCTTAACGCTCCTTCTCAAGCCGAAAAAGAATTTCTCTTTGCGTGCAGAGAGGGAATAATTGACGCGTGCATGAAAATAAGAGCTTATAGATTATTCGTACCAGAGCCATTCGATCCGTCAGTTTGGTTGGGCTACGTTATGTATGGTTATGAGGTTAAGCAAGTGATTGGAAACGGAGGAATGGGGTATGTCCTACTAGTTGAAAGAAACGGTAGAAAGTACGCTATGAAGGTCATGAAGAAGGATTACACGTTCATCGAGATGTTATATGAGGTTGCTAAAATGCAAGAAATCTCTAAAAGATCGGAGTATCTAGTAAAAGTCTTTGCTAGCTTCTTGGACGAGAATTGGACAGATTATTTCAGTTCGCCTCCTGCAATAGTTATGGAGTATATGGAAGGTGGGGATTTAAGATCAATATTGGTTGATCCAGAGTACTCGGCATTGAGACACTCTATTAAATGGCCTCAAGTCGTAGCGTACATTTTTTCAAAAGTTGCAAAGGGAGTAATGGAAATACATAAGGAGGGATACGTTCATTGTGACATAAAACCATCAAATATACTGTTTAACAAGAAGCTACCTAGATATGGAGAGGATGCATTAAACTCTTTGATCAACTCTGAGGTAATTCCAAAACTATCTGATCTCGGTTCTTCGGTTAAGATAGGTACTCCTGTCATGCATTATACACCTTATTATGCCCATCCATTGCAGAGATTTGGAAATAAAGCTGAAGTCATGTTTGACGTTTATTCCTTTGTCGTTTCTCTTTATGTGACCTTGACAAATAACTTTCCTTTTCCAGAATGGTTAGAAAATGAAATTGAGGAAGCCGTCAGAAATAAGGAAATTAGAGGATCTGTTCTAGATGATTTCCACAACGCCTCTCCAAGGTTAGATTACGTTCCTTTAGAATTTAGGGATATTATAGTTAGTGGTTTAAGAGGAGATATCTCAATGTTAGAGATAAATAAAAGATTAGAAGAAATTCTGGTTGAAGAATATAACATAGACATAAATAATTTGAAGCAAGAAACAGAAAAGCTTATAAATGTTTAA